The Sinorhizobium fredii USDA 257 region GGATTCAACGGCAAGAACGCCCATCCTCTGCGTGCTCTGCGTGGCAGTGGCGATGAACGGACCCTTGCACTTGGCAAGATATTCGAGAGCAGAGACGTCGCCGTCATAGCCGCCGATGATGACCTTGTCGGAGAGATTGGCAACGTCCACGGCTTTGGCCGCACCCATCGCCAGGCCGTCCGCCTGGCCGAAGATGATCTTGATGTCGGGGTTTGCCTGCAGCATGTTCTGCGCGATCGAGAAGCCCTCGTCGGCCGACCACATGTTGCTCCACTGCTGGGAGACGAGTTCCACGCTCGGATTCTCATCGATGGCGCGCTTGCAGCCCGTAAAGCGGTCGACTTCCGGCGTCGTGCCCTTCTGGCCGTGAATGATCGCCATCTTGCCCGATCCGCCAGCCTTTTCGATGATGTGCTTGCAGACGGCATAGGCGGAATCAACGCTCTCGCCGGCGATGAAGGTATCGCCCGGCGCACCCTCCGGAACGCGGTCGACATTGATCACGGGGATGCCAGCTTCACGGGCAAGGCGGGTCGGCACGGCAGCAGCGGCCGCACCGGCCGGAATGTAGATGAACGCGTTGATGTCCTGCGTCATCAGGTCCTGCACCTGGCTGACTTGCGTGGCCGTGTCGTTCTTCGCATCGACCACGACGACGTCGATGCCCTTTTCCTTCGCGTATTTCTCGACGCCGAGCTTGATCTGGTTGAAGAAGTCCGCCTGAAGGTTCGGAACGGCGAGGCCGATCTTCTTGACCTCCGCGGCAGATGCACCGAGCGGGGACATCAGGACCGCAGCGGTGGTTACCGCCAGCAGCAGTTTGGTCAATGTCATGGTTTCTCCTCCTTTGGTGGATTTCCCGGCTTTGCAGGAGGCCACCTCCCTTTTGCCGGCCCGCACCATTGCGGACCGTTTTCACTGCCCCGCCTTCGCCTTCGCGAACGGGGCGAACAGACTATTTCCGCTTGCGATAGGTCTCGGCGGTGACCGCCAGGACGATGACGCCGCCGATGATCACCTGCTGCATGAACGGGGATACGCTCAGCAGGTTGAGTCCGTTGCGCAGAATGCCGATGATGAGCACGCCAATGATGGTGCCGCCGATTCCGCCCGTGCCGCCGGACAGCGACGTGCCGCCGATGACGACCGCGGCGATGGCGTCGAGCTCGTAAGAGACGCCGGATGAGGGCTGGACCGAGTCCAGGCGCGCCGCCAGAACCATGCCGGACAGCCCCGCCAGGAAGCTGCACACAACGTAGACAAGCACGGTCGCCCGCTGGACGTTGATGCCGGCAAGCCGCGCCACTTCGGCATTGCCGCCGATGGCGTAGAGGGTGCGCCCGCCGTGGCGATAGCGTTGGTAGAGCAAGCCGACAACGAAGACCACCAGCATCACCGCCACCGTCAGCGTCAGGAAGCCGCCGAAGCGCACGATGGCCATCGTGTTGAACCAGGCCGGAAAACCGATGATCTGCTGGCCGTCGGTGATCATGTTTGCAAGGCCGCGGGCAATCGACATTATGGCAAGCGTCGCGATGAAGGCGGGCACGTTGAAGCGCGTAATGAGAACGCCCGCGACCAGGCCGTTCAGCGAAGCGGCCAGCAGAGCGAGCGGAATGGCCAGCCACATCGGCACGCCGGCAACGACGTTCAGATAGCCGAGGACCATCATCGCAAGCGCCATGACCGAACCGACGGCAAGGTCAATGCCGCCGATCAGGATGACCAAGGTCATGCCAACGGCCATGATGCCCAATACGGTGATCTGATCGAGCACGTTGAGGAAGTTTCTGATCGAAAGGAACTTGTCGCTCGCGAAGGTGAGAAACAGACACAGGACGATGAGACCGATCAGCGGACCCGTGGCCCCTCTCATCGAGGCAAACATCCCGCCTGCGAACCCTTGTCTTTGCGTCGCTGTCGCAAGCATGGCGCCCTCCTCTCCTACTTCGGCCTCCTCAAATCAGCTTAAGCATAAATATTCATGGCCGTCTGTAAATGCGTACACGATTGAAACGTGTTGTGTCAATATTGTTTCGCTGTCGCAAATCGCGTTTTCCCGCTTGACACGCCGCCATAGCGTGTAAATATATATATCTCTGTATATTTATTCACTACGAGGAATTCATGCAGCCGAACGATCTCGACCGCATCGCTCGACAGATCCGACTTCGCGATCTGCAGGCGGTTTTCGAAGCCGGCGCTGGCCATATCGGCGGGGAAATGTCCGCCATCGACATTCTGACGGCGCTCTATTTCCGCGTGCTGCGAATCTGGCCCGATGAGCCGAAGCATCCGGACCGTGACCGTTTCGTGCTGTCGAAAGGCCATGTGGCGCTGGCGCTCTATGTGACGCTCGCCAAGCGCGGCTTTCTGCCCGAGGAAGAGATCAGCACGTTTCTGAAGCCGCATTCGCGACTGAATGGACATCCGAACTGCAACAAGGTTCCGGGCGTCGAGACCAATACCGGGCCGCTTGGCCACGGACTGCCAGTCGCGGTTGGCATGGCGAAGGCCGCCAAGCTAACCGACGCCAAGTACCGCACCTATGTCATGACCGGCGACGGCGAGATGCAGGAAGGATCGAACTGGGAGGCCATCGCCGCAGCGGCCCAGTTCGGCCTCGACAATCTGACGCTGATCATCGATCACAACCGCTTTCAGCAGGGCGCCACGCTGAAGGACACCAACGACCTCGCCCCCTTCCCCGCCAAGCTCAAAGCCTTCGGCTGGGATGTCACCGAGATCAACGGCAACGCCATGGATGAGATCGTTCCGGCGCTGGAATCGCGCAGCAACCGCCCGCACTGCATTGTCGCTCACACAAACAAGGGCCACGGCATTTCCTTCATGCAGGACAAGGTCGACTGGCACCACAAGGTGCCCAACGCCGAACAATACGAGATGGCCGTCGCTGAGCTTTCGGAGGTCCTGTGATGAAAGACGTGATGAGCTCTCCCAAGCTGCACGACTGCCGCGATGCCTTCGTTGCCGTGCTGGAACGCCTTGGCGCCGACGATTCCAGGATCGTGGCCGTCTGCAACGACTCCGTCGGCTCCTCCAAGCTCGGAGGGTTCAAGTCCAAGTGGCCGGAGCGACTGGTCAATGTCGGCATCGCCGAACAGAACATGGTGGGCGTCGGCGCCGGCCTTGCCAATGGCGGGCTCCTGCCCTTCGTCTGCGGCGCCTCCTGTTTCCTGACCGGCCGGTCGCTGGAGCAGATCAAGGCCGACATCGCCTATTCCAACGCCAATGTGAAGCTGATCGGTATTTCCTCCGGCATGGCATATGGCGAGCTTGGCCCCACGCACCATTCCATCGAGGATTTCGCCTGGACGCGCGTGCTGCCGAACCTGCCGGTGATCGCACCCTGCGACGCGATCGAAACGGCCGCGGCCGTCGAATGGGCTGCCCACTACGACGGGCCGGTGTTCCTCCGTCTGTCGCGGGTCGGGGTTCCGGACGTGCTGCCGGCCGGACACAGGTTCGAACTGGGCAAGGCCAACCGGCTGCGCGACGGCGACGCGATCACCCTCGTCGCCAACGGCACGCTGACCCACCGCATGCTGAAAGCGGCCAACCTCTTGGCGGAGCAAGGGATCGAGGCGCGTGTGCTGAACATGGCGACGGTCCGCCCGATCGACGTCGAGGCGGTGGTGGCCGCTGCCCGCGAAACCGGCGCCATCCTGACGGCGGAAGAACATTCCATCATCGGCGGCCTCGGTTCGGCCATTGCCGAATTCGTAGTGGCCGAAGCGCCCGTGCCGATGAAGATCCTCGGCGTTCCGGGCATCTTCGCCCCCACCGGCTCGGCCGAGTTCCTGCTCGACGAATTCGGCATGTCCCCCGCCGCCATTGCCGAAGCGGCCGTGGCGCTGATCGCACGGAAGTCTTCACGCGTCTGATATTGCGCGTTTAGAGTTCGTGCCGGGCGCGGCAAAGCCTCCCTGTCGCCGCGCCCCACCATTTCTTCCGGAGCCGCCATGACGACCGCCATTCTCGCCATCGACCAGGGCACAACGAATTCAAAGGCCGTGCTCGTTTCGACGAGCGGAGAAATCCTGTCGCGCGGTTCGTCTTCGGTCGGCATCGAGCACCCGCAGCCCGGCTGGGTGGAGCAGAGCCCGCTGCGCATATGGGAATCGGTGCAGGAGGCGATTGCCGCCTGTCTGCAGGCCGGGCCCGCCGTCGACGTCCTGGGCATCGCGATTTCCAACCAGCGCGAGTCGGTCACCGTTTGGGATGCCGCAACGGGCAAGCCGCTCGGCCCGGTGGTGAGCTGGCAATGCCGCCGCAGCGCGCCGGTCTGCGCCGAACTGATCGCGGCGGGCCACGCCGCCCGCGTCCAGGCGCTCACCGGCCTCCCCATCGACCCGATGTTCCCCGGCCCCAAGATGAAATGGCTGCTCGATCGCGTCCCCGCCGGACACGACGTCCGGTTGGGTACGATCGACGCCTGGCTGATCCATTGCTTCACGGATGGCGCGGTGCATGCCTGCGACGCCGCCAATGCCGCCCGCAGCCAGCTTTACGATCTCAACCGCCAGGCGTGGAGCGACGAGCTCTGCGACCTGTTCGGCGTGCCGAAATCCACCCTGCCGGAGGTGCGGGACAGTGCGTCCCGCTTCGGCGTGACCAGAAATGTGCCCGGGCTCCCGGACGGTATTCCGATCGCCTCGGCTATCGGCGACAGCCATGCAGCGCTCTTCGGGCACGGTGCCTTCAATCCCGGCGACGGCAAGGTGACCTTCGGAACCGGCTCGTCGATCATGACGACGCTGCCCCGCTTCGTCGCGCCGCACCAGGGCATCACTACGACAATCGCCTGGTCGATCGGCGGCCAGCCGACCTATGCCTTCGAAGGCAATATCCTCGTCTCGGCCGCAGCTCTGCCATGGATGGTCGAGATGCTCGGCCTGCCGGATGTGCAAGCCCTGACCGATCTTGCCGCAACGGCTGAGCCCGGCGGCCCCGGCTTCGTGCCGGCCTTCGTGGGCCTCGGCGCACCCTATTGGCAGGCGGATGCACGGGCGCTGTTCTCCGGCATCACCTTCAACACGACCCGCGCCCAGATGGCCCGCGCTGTGACGGATTCGATGGCCTTTCAGGTCCATGATGTCTTCAAGGTCATCTCGGCGCAGTCGCCGACGCCGCTCGGTCACCTCTATGCGGATGGCGGGCCGAGCAAGAACACCTTCCTGATGCAGTGCGTGGCCGATACTCTGAACCAGGTCATTACCCAGTGCGACGCGCCCGAGGCCTCCGCCCTCGGCGCGGCCTATCTGGCGGGTCTTTCATTGGACGTCTGGCCCGATCTTGCCGCCATTGCCGCGCTGCCGCGCGCCGGCAATGCCCTTGTTCCGCGTGCTTGCGACGCCACGGAAAGGCTTCTGGTCTGGCAGGACGCAATCTACCGCTCGACCCTTTCGGCGCCTTCAACTATGAGTGAATAAAAATTCACCCTGGAGGACCCAATGGGACGGCTCAACGAGCTGCGACTGATCGCCCGAGTTGCGCAGATGTATCATGTCGAAGGCAAACGGCAGGCAGACATTGCCGAGATCATGCACATGTCGCAGGCGACCGTTTCGCGCATGCTGAAGCGGGCCGAGCAGGAAGATATCGTCCGCACCACCGTCATTCCGCCGCCCGGCACTTTCGCCGAACTTGAAACCGCGCTGCGTGACCGATACGGCCTGACCGAGGCGATCGTCATCGACTGTTCCGAGGACCGCGACGGCGCAATCATGGCGCGAATCGGCGAGGCAGCCGCCCATTTCGTCGAAGTTACCCTGCAGCAGGACGAGATCATCGGCGTCTCGAGCTGGAGCCAGACAATCCTGCGCATGGTGGACAACATCCACCCGCTGAAGAACGCCAAAGCCAAATACATCGTGCAAATCCTGGGCGGCATGGGGGACGCGTCGGTCCAGACTCACGCCACGCAGCTGACGGCGCGTCTTGCGAGACTGACCGGCGGCGAGCCGCGGCTGCTGCTCGTTCAGGGCATCACCTCCTCGCGCGAGGCAAAACTCGTCATGCTGGCCGACCCGGTCGTGCGCGAGACGATGGACCTATTCGGCCGCCTCAGCCTTGCGATCGTCGGCATCGGTGCGGTGGAGCCGTCCGAACTCCTCGCCCGCTCCGGCAACGTCTTCTCCCGTCAGGAACTGGCCATGCTGAACGAGGCCGGCGCCGTCGGCGAAATTTCCTTCCGCTTTTACGACAAGGATGGAAAGCCGGTTGAAACGCCGCTCAACGAGCGGGTAATCGGCATTTCGCTCGAAGATCTCAGGAAAGCCGACCGCGTCATGGCATTGGCGGGCGGCGAATCGAAAACCAAGGCCATCGCAGGCGCCCTGAAACTGGGCGTGGTCGATGTGCTCGTCACCGACAAGTTCACCGCAGCAAGGCTGACGGCCTGATCTTACCCGAGATCAGCCATTGGCCTGCTCGCGCATTATGGAGAAAAGACCATGAGACGTTTTGCAGGCCAGACGATTTTCGTCACCGGCGGTAACAAGGGAATCGGCCGCGGCATCGCCAAGCGCTTTGCCGATGAAGGCGCCAAGGTCGCGATCGCCGCGATCGAGAACGACACGCCGGCGGCCGCCGAGGCGCTCGCGCAGGAAACCGGCGCAGACGTGATCGGCCTCGTGCTGGACGTGACCGACGCCAAGGCCGTGCAGGACGCCTACGGCGCGGCCGAGTCGAATCTCGGCCCCATCGCCGTTTCGGTGCAGAATGCCGGCGTCATCACCATCACCAAGGTCGAAGACCTCACCGAGCGCGAATGGGACCTGAACCTCGACGTCAACACCAAGGGCGTGTTCCTGTGCTGCCAGGAGGCGATCCGCCGCTTCCGCGCCAGCGGCACGAAGGGCCGCCTGATCAACACCGCCTCCGGCCAGGCCCGCCAGGGTTTCATCTACACCCCGCACTACGCCGCCTCGAAGTTTGGCGTCGTCGGTCTGACGCAAAGCCTTGCCAAAGAACTCGCCCGCGAAGGCATCACCGCCAACGCGATATGCCCCGGCATCATCCACACCGAGATGTGGGACTATAATGACCGGGTCTGGGGCGAAATGCTCGGCGAATACGGCCCGGGCGAACTTATGGCCGAATGGGTCCGCGGCATTCCGATGGGCAGGGCGGGAACGCCTGCCGAAGTCGGCGCCCTCGTCGCTTTCCTGGCGTCGGAAGATGCCGCTTACATTACCGGACAGACAATCAACGTCGATGGTGGATTGATCATGTCCTGAGCTTGGGTCAACAGGTCTCACGCCTCCGCCGGACCATAGAGGCCGAGTTGGTCGAGCAGCGCCCGCTGCCGGTCGGCACTTTCGACCAACAGGCCGGTGTAGCGATCGATGATCCGGCCGCGATGGTCCGGATCGGATACGGCGGAGAGCGCGCCGACGATCGCCGCGACCTTTTCCGAGGTTTGCCGCAGTTCCTTCAGGAGCTCCGCCTTGCCACCGACCTCGGTGACCGCCTGCTTCGTCACCCGGCCGATGCCGGCGGGCGTACGGCTGCCGGCCGACACGTAGCCCTCCGGCAGGTCACCCTTGAGATTGGTGACCGACTTGAAGCGGATGACGTCGAAGATCTGGTCGACCGCCTGCTTCGCACCGGTCACCCGCGAAGGATGGTCGGTGTCCGCGGCCGCATGCGGCAGCAGCTCCAGCTTGCCCTTGTGACGCTCTTCGAGCGGCAGGTAAGGCAGCATTGGTCCGCTGAGCCTGCCGGTCGCGGCGTCCTTGAAGAGGTCGGCGTCAATCGCCGCATGCACGATCTTGCCGGAGGTCAACGCCGCGTCGAGCGCGGGGGCATCGACGACCTCGCCCCGGTCGTAGTTGACCAGCACCGCGCCGTCGTTCATCGCGGCGAGCACCGTCCCATCGACGGTTCCGGCATTGGAATAGATACCGGTCGCCGCATCCAGGCGTCCAAGTCCGATATGGACGGAGAGCACGTCGGCGCCGCTCGCCGCTGCAACCGGATTGGCGGCATATTCGAAGCCTTCCGCCTCGATCCAGCGCTTGTGATGCTCGCGGGCGTAGACCGCCACCTTCATGCCGAAGGCCTTGGCAAGCTTGGCGACTTCCCGGCCGATATTGCCGTAGCCGAGAATGGCAATCTTTCGCCCCTCGAGCTTGGCGGTCGGAAAATCCTTGAGCTGACGGCCGGTGTCGAAGTCGCCGTCCACGACCATCCGGTGCAGCCTGTCGACCGGCAGGTCGGGAACGACCCTGAGGATCGCCTTCATCGCCATCTGGGCGGTCGCCCGGCTGTTGATGCCCGGCGTGTTCATCAGCGGCGCGTCGCCGCCCTCGCCATTGCCGCCACCCCAGGAGGCCGAGCCCATGTTGCCGGTGCCGGCGCCGATGCGCACGCCGCCGAGCGGGAATACGGCGGCCTTCGGGATGAAGGTCGCAGCCGCGATCAGCGCGTCGTACTGGCCCTTGTCGGTCTGCGGCAGGATCTCCGTTTCGGTGCTGAGATTCGGCTGGTAGAAGAAGTGGATGCGGCCCTTCTCGAGCGCCGACCGGTCGCCGAGCGGCGCGAGATGGAAGACGCCGCCCTTTTCCTCGATATAGGCCTTGATTTCGCTGTGATCCGGCTGGCCGTCGGTGCCGAAGCGCAGGCCGACCAGATCGGCGATCAGCACCGTATAGGCGCGCGCCGGATCGTCCTTGCGGACAGGCCCGTCCACCTTGGCCGGCGCCTCGAAAGTGACGCCGTTCTTCGCCAGTTCCTCTTCGAGAACGACGATCTTGGCGCGCAGATAGGCGTATTGCAGGTTCTCCAGCAGTGCGACGACATCTTCCGGCTCGCGAATGCCGCCGACCCAGGCGCGGTAGTCTCCGGGCGTTCCCGGGAAGGCATTGACGTAGCGGGCGGCATCTAGGCCGGGCTCATATTCCCCGTTCGGATGGGTAATGCCCTCATAGCCGAGCAACTGCTTCGAACGGGCGATGATGCGGGCGTGAATGTCGGGATCGGTGATGCCCTCGTCTTCGACCTTCAGCAGCGTCACCGCCGCGCCGCGCCGTTCGGCATCGGTGACGGTCAGCGACAGAAGCGGATGCGACCTGACCCACTCGTCGATCACCTTGCGATTGGCGGC contains the following coding sequences:
- a CDS encoding substrate-binding domain-containing protein, which gives rise to MTLTKLLLAVTTAAVLMSPLGASAAEVKKIGLAVPNLQADFFNQIKLGVEKYAKEKGIDVVVVDAKNDTATQVSQVQDLMTQDINAFIYIPAGAAAAAVPTRLAREAGIPVINVDRVPEGAPGDTFIAGESVDSAYAVCKHIIEKAGGSGKMAIIHGQKGTTPEVDRFTGCKRAIDENPSVELVSQQWSNMWSADEGFSIAQNMLQANPDIKIIFGQADGLAMGAAKAVDVANLSDKVIIGGYDGDVSALEYLAKCKGPFIATATQSTQRMGVLAVESALAVAAGQKVEERQTPNAVLTTCENAPEFVKSHP
- a CDS encoding ABC transporter permease, coding for MLATATQRQGFAGGMFASMRGATGPLIGLIVLCLFLTFASDKFLSIRNFLNVLDQITVLGIMAVGMTLVILIGGIDLAVGSVMALAMMVLGYLNVVAGVPMWLAIPLALLAASLNGLVAGVLITRFNVPAFIATLAIMSIARGLANMITDGQQIIGFPAWFNTMAIVRFGGFLTLTVAVMLVVFVVGLLYQRYRHGGRTLYAIGGNAEVARLAGINVQRATVLVYVVCSFLAGLSGMVLAARLDSVQPSSGVSYELDAIAAVVIGGTSLSGGTGGIGGTIIGVLIIGILRNGLNLLSVSPFMQQVIIGGVIVLAVTAETYRKRK
- a CDS encoding transketolase, producing MQPNDLDRIARQIRLRDLQAVFEAGAGHIGGEMSAIDILTALYFRVLRIWPDEPKHPDRDRFVLSKGHVALALYVTLAKRGFLPEEEISTFLKPHSRLNGHPNCNKVPGVETNTGPLGHGLPVAVGMAKAAKLTDAKYRTYVMTGDGEMQEGSNWEAIAAAAQFGLDNLTLIIDHNRFQQGATLKDTNDLAPFPAKLKAFGWDVTEINGNAMDEIVPALESRSNRPHCIVAHTNKGHGISFMQDKVDWHHKVPNAEQYEMAVAELSEVL
- a CDS encoding transketolase family protein — its product is MKDVMSSPKLHDCRDAFVAVLERLGADDSRIVAVCNDSVGSSKLGGFKSKWPERLVNVGIAEQNMVGVGAGLANGGLLPFVCGASCFLTGRSLEQIKADIAYSNANVKLIGISSGMAYGELGPTHHSIEDFAWTRVLPNLPVIAPCDAIETAAAVEWAAHYDGPVFLRLSRVGVPDVLPAGHRFELGKANRLRDGDAITLVANGTLTHRMLKAANLLAEQGIEARVLNMATVRPIDVEAVVAAARETGAILTAEEHSIIGGLGSAIAEFVVAEAPVPMKILGVPGIFAPTGSAEFLLDEFGMSPAAIAEAAVALIARKSSRV
- a CDS encoding FGGY family carbohydrate kinase, with the translated sequence MTTAILAIDQGTTNSKAVLVSTSGEILSRGSSSVGIEHPQPGWVEQSPLRIWESVQEAIAACLQAGPAVDVLGIAISNQRESVTVWDAATGKPLGPVVSWQCRRSAPVCAELIAAGHAARVQALTGLPIDPMFPGPKMKWLLDRVPAGHDVRLGTIDAWLIHCFTDGAVHACDAANAARSQLYDLNRQAWSDELCDLFGVPKSTLPEVRDSASRFGVTRNVPGLPDGIPIASAIGDSHAALFGHGAFNPGDGKVTFGTGSSIMTTLPRFVAPHQGITTTIAWSIGGQPTYAFEGNILVSAAALPWMVEMLGLPDVQALTDLAATAEPGGPGFVPAFVGLGAPYWQADARALFSGITFNTTRAQMARAVTDSMAFQVHDVFKVISAQSPTPLGHLYADGGPSKNTFLMQCVADTLNQVITQCDAPEASALGAAYLAGLSLDVWPDLAAIAALPRAGNALVPRACDATERLLVWQDAIYRSTLSAPSTMSE
- a CDS encoding sugar-binding transcriptional regulator, producing MGRLNELRLIARVAQMYHVEGKRQADIAEIMHMSQATVSRMLKRAEQEDIVRTTVIPPPGTFAELETALRDRYGLTEAIVIDCSEDRDGAIMARIGEAAAHFVEVTLQQDEIIGVSSWSQTILRMVDNIHPLKNAKAKYIVQILGGMGDASVQTHATQLTARLARLTGGEPRLLLVQGITSSREAKLVMLADPVVRETMDLFGRLSLAIVGIGAVEPSELLARSGNVFSRQELAMLNEAGAVGEISFRFYDKDGKPVETPLNERVIGISLEDLRKADRVMALAGGESKTKAIAGALKLGVVDVLVTDKFTAARLTA
- a CDS encoding SDR family oxidoreductase, with translation MRRFAGQTIFVTGGNKGIGRGIAKRFADEGAKVAIAAIENDTPAAAEALAQETGADVIGLVLDVTDAKAVQDAYGAAESNLGPIAVSVQNAGVITITKVEDLTEREWDLNLDVNTKGVFLCCQEAIRRFRASGTKGRLINTASGQARQGFIYTPHYAASKFGVVGLTQSLAKELAREGITANAICPGIIHTEMWDYNDRVWGEMLGEYGPGELMAEWVRGIPMGRAGTPAEVGALVAFLASEDAAYITGQTINVDGGLIMS
- a CDS encoding NAD(P)-dependent oxidoreductase, with protein sequence MTNIAQMQEQRLTALQLTRDGAPRLPSNPFFGVGPITDATTDEVDSRLRRIAFDTWIEKTYRKFDDRGNDIGGFTTAEISRSMHRGYPADKILTDMMRAIHRYFGFPKTNRMAVGLGGGHSGYTVCVQHLMNANDASQRVYVDTPQPESDPSKAAGFFRQSWATQLIEMQRFAEKGCESRIHFAGSEGVIPTAAELSALGVSIFVGVGHETTGANAYTSAEVRELLNWLDGDPANRHAVFDATSMLGAMPWEPGLVEAVMAKCCLFMPFQKAIGGVSGYFVASFTPHALALIEKNQQDPAWAIPRQLKIAPPIDPRQPLSARRSVDAGPFYDAAEDRMLGGVINTYSALAFAETTFGLLQSEARVGSVVELNRRSAANRKVIDEWVRSHPLLSLTVTDAERRGAAVTLLKVEDEGITDPDIHARIIARSKQLLGYEGITHPNGEYEPGLDAARYVNAFPGTPGDYRAWVGGIREPEDVVALLENLQYAYLRAKIVVLEEELAKNGVTFEAPAKVDGPVRKDDPARAYTVLIADLVGLRFGTDGQPDHSEIKAYIEEKGGVFHLAPLGDRSALEKGRIHFFYQPNLSTETEILPQTDKGQYDALIAAATFIPKAAVFPLGGVRIGAGTGNMGSASWGGGNGEGGDAPLMNTPGINSRATAQMAMKAILRVVPDLPVDRLHRMVVDGDFDTGRQLKDFPTAKLEGRKIAILGYGNIGREVAKLAKAFGMKVAVYAREHHKRWIEAEGFEYAANPVAAASGADVLSVHIGLGRLDAATGIYSNAGTVDGTVLAAMNDGAVLVNYDRGEVVDAPALDAALTSGKIVHAAIDADLFKDAATGRLSGPMLPYLPLEERHKGKLELLPHAAADTDHPSRVTGAKQAVDQIFDVIRFKSVTNLKGDLPEGYVSAGSRTPAGIGRVTKQAVTEVGGKAELLKELRQTSEKVAAIVGALSAVSDPDHRGRIIDRYTGLLVESADRQRALLDQLGLYGPAEA